In a single window of the uncultured Pseudodesulfovibrio sp. genome:
- the ftsW gene encoding putative lipid II flippase FtsW has translation MASTLNAKKDGEMGRMDYWLLTATLMLAGFGLIMVLSSSGIMAERTYGDTYYFFKRQLMFTGAGLAAMVLLTRIPLKVLYSLTYFWVGLAIVMLALCVSPLGASVNGATRWVRIGPVNVQPLEYAKVSLVLYLAYFFARKQDLVRTFSVGFLPPFLVTGFLCGLLLLQPDFGGAVVMCGLLFFMCLVGGTRFSYLFISLLFAGGAGWMLISSSPYRFKRWTAFLDPFASAQNEGYQLVQSLYAFGSGKIFGTGIGAGQRKLFFLPEAHNDFIMAVVGEELGFVGMSLFFLLIGLFLYRAFRVAMKLEDLQDRFTAFGTTCILALGMVLNLAVVLGTVPPKGVAMPFISYGGSSLTVSFVCAGILLNLSRRVKA, from the coding sequence ATGGCTAGTACGCTGAACGCCAAGAAGGACGGCGAGATGGGCCGCATGGACTACTGGCTGCTCACCGCAACCTTGATGCTGGCCGGGTTCGGCCTGATCATGGTCCTTTCCTCCTCCGGCATCATGGCCGAGCGCACCTACGGCGACACCTACTATTTCTTCAAGCGCCAGCTGATGTTCACCGGGGCGGGGCTTGCGGCCATGGTCCTGCTCACCAGGATCCCGCTCAAGGTTCTGTACTCGCTGACATACTTCTGGGTCGGTCTGGCCATCGTCATGCTCGCCCTGTGCGTCAGCCCGCTCGGAGCCAGCGTCAACGGTGCGACCCGGTGGGTCCGCATCGGCCCGGTCAATGTCCAGCCCCTGGAATACGCCAAGGTGTCTCTGGTTCTGTATCTGGCCTATTTCTTCGCCCGGAAACAGGATTTGGTCCGGACCTTTTCCGTGGGCTTTTTGCCGCCATTTCTGGTTACCGGCTTCCTGTGCGGCCTGCTCCTGCTCCAGCCGGACTTCGGCGGGGCCGTGGTCATGTGCGGTCTGCTCTTCTTCATGTGCCTCGTGGGCGGCACCCGGTTCAGCTACCTCTTCATCTCGCTGCTTTTCGCGGGTGGCGCGGGCTGGATGCTCATCTCCTCCTCGCCCTACCGCTTCAAACGCTGGACCGCTTTCCTCGACCCCTTCGCCTCGGCCCAGAACGAGGGCTACCAGCTGGTCCAGTCCCTGTACGCGTTCGGCTCGGGCAAGATATTCGGCACCGGCATCGGCGCGGGCCAGCGCAAGCTCTTCTTCCTGCCCGAAGCCCACAACGACTTCATCATGGCCGTGGTCGGCGAGGAGCTGGGCTTCGTGGGCATGTCCCTCTTCTTCCTGTTGATCGGACTGTTCCTGTACCGCGCCTTCCGAGTAGCCATGAAGCTGGAGGACCTGCAGGACCGATTCACGGCCTTCGGCACCACCTGCATCCTGGCTCTGGGCATGGTCCTGAATCTGGCCGTGGTGCTCGGTACCGTGCCGCCCAAGGGCGTGGCCATGCCGTTCATTTCCTACGGCGGATCGTCCCTTACCGTGTCCTTCGTCTGCGCGGGCATCCTGCTCAACCTCTCCAGGCGGGTGAAGGCATGA
- the murD gene encoding UDP-N-acetylmuramoyl-L-alanine--D-glutamate ligase, with protein sequence MNRIVRNFINEAILTGKQAVVVGTGKSGLAAARLLDVLGARVRVVDRDETVAEEKLGALAGKVELITGPHEKAHFADADMVIFSPGVPVRKMAPMLEGIPARNLVSELEFASWFIEAPVLAVTGSNGKTTTTTLISQILEKAGRRVFTGGNIGVPLCEYLLDMEPAEIIVLEVSSFQLQNCRLFKPHVGLFLNFAANHLDYHEDLDEYLDAKLHLFSRMTAGDTALLHESLHPLLDGRTFTGAHIEWFGPTSRFEAPHLLGEHNRSNVEAAWQAVKRFGVTEEQAAEAIRDFRPLPHRIEPVAEKNGVQYVNDSKATTLDAAEAAVHAFDRPVRILMGGVWKGGDVAKFAKGIEGRVAAVGLFGGSRDILEPELSKHFSVTWDENLEAAVKRQASLAAPGDVILLSPATSSFDQYKNMAERGADFKRAVEALHG encoded by the coding sequence GTGAACCGCATCGTCCGCAACTTTATCAACGAGGCCATCCTCACCGGCAAACAGGCCGTGGTCGTCGGTACCGGCAAGTCCGGGCTGGCCGCCGCCCGGCTGCTCGACGTGCTCGGTGCCAGGGTGCGCGTGGTCGATCGCGACGAAACGGTCGCCGAGGAAAAGCTCGGCGCCCTGGCGGGCAAGGTGGAGTTGATCACCGGCCCCCATGAGAAGGCGCACTTTGCGGACGCGGACATGGTCATTTTCTCTCCGGGTGTGCCGGTTCGCAAGATGGCCCCGATGCTCGAGGGCATCCCGGCGCGCAATCTCGTCTCTGAACTGGAATTCGCCTCCTGGTTCATCGAGGCTCCGGTCCTGGCCGTGACCGGGTCCAACGGCAAGACCACGACCACCACGCTGATCTCGCAGATTCTGGAGAAGGCGGGCCGCCGCGTGTTCACCGGCGGCAACATCGGTGTGCCGCTTTGCGAATACCTTCTGGACATGGAGCCCGCCGAGATCATCGTGCTCGAAGTCTCCAGCTTCCAGTTGCAGAACTGCCGACTGTTCAAGCCCCATGTCGGCCTGTTCCTGAATTTTGCGGCCAATCATCTGGATTACCACGAGGACCTGGACGAATACCTCGACGCCAAGCTGCACCTGTTCAGCCGCATGACCGCAGGCGACACCGCCCTGCTCCACGAGTCCCTGCATCCCCTGCTCGACGGCCGCACCTTTACCGGCGCGCATATCGAGTGGTTCGGCCCCACCTCCCGGTTCGAAGCTCCGCACCTGCTTGGCGAACACAACCGCTCCAACGTGGAGGCGGCCTGGCAGGCCGTGAAGCGTTTCGGGGTCACCGAGGAACAGGCTGCCGAGGCCATCCGCGACTTCCGTCCGCTGCCTCATCGCATCGAGCCCGTGGCCGAGAAGAACGGCGTGCAGTACGTCAACGACTCCAAAGCCACCACTCTGGACGCGGCCGAGGCCGCGGTGCACGCCTTCGATCGCCCGGTGCGCATCCTCATGGGCGGCGTGTGGAAGGGCGGCGACGTGGCCAAGTTCGCCAAGGGCATAGAAGGCCGTGTGGCTGCCGTCGGGCTGTTCGGCGGCTCGCGCGACATCCTGGAGCCGGAATTGTCCAAACATTTTTCCGTGACCTGGGACGAGAACCTCGAGGCCGCCGTCAAACGGCAGGCGTCCCTGGCCGCCCCGGGCGATGTGATCCTGCTCTCCCCGGCAACATCGAGCTTCGACCAGTACAAGAACATGGCCGAACGCGGCGCGGACTTCAAACGCGCGGTGGAGGCGCTTCATGGCTAG